In the genome of Verrucomicrobiota bacterium, one region contains:
- a CDS encoding tyrosine-type recombinase/integrase, with protein sequence MGHLRQRGNKGNWKAIFKDGNGRFVERTTKTNNLKEAQEILAEWEKAARKAIRGELTQAQVMKVMSELVLASSGEKMARESTKDFFTRWLRGKETRRGRSTIKRYKPILDGFIDSLSERRANAIIGSVSAMEVAKYIEEQIKQGKSYNTADLHLKVISSVFRAAVKEGLAIVNPADAVERFDRPAEERIPFTDEQVRQLLSAANDEWYGMVIHAYHIGIRLHDCANLLHQNINFEAQSLTFIESKTASRKKTQSPETTVYLHGEVLQWLKNRPAGVGMAPLFPSLHGKASGSAGGLSNAFNRLMDDAGVVVPLGDKKEGKGRQFRKLGFHSLRHTFISRLANSDVSMDVRKAMVGHSSDEIHRRYTHLDLSTQAAAVNRLPGILGN encoded by the coding sequence ATGGGACATCTTCGCCAAAGAGGAAACAAAGGAAATTGGAAAGCTATCTTCAAAGATGGCAATGGGAGGTTTGTTGAGCGGACTACCAAGACCAATAACCTAAAAGAAGCTCAGGAAATTTTAGCTGAATGGGAAAAGGCTGCGCGCAAGGCGATACGGGGAGAACTTACACAGGCCCAAGTCATGAAAGTGATGAGCGAGTTGGTTCTTGCCTCGTCTGGAGAAAAGATGGCGCGGGAATCGACGAAGGACTTTTTTACTCGTTGGTTGAGAGGCAAGGAAACTCGAAGAGGCCGTTCCACAATCAAACGCTACAAGCCAATTTTAGATGGATTTATAGACTCCCTATCGGAACGGCGAGCAAATGCCATTATCGGAAGTGTTTCAGCCATGGAAGTTGCCAAATACATTGAGGAGCAAATCAAGCAGGGGAAGAGCTACAATACCGCCGACCTTCATCTGAAAGTAATCTCAAGCGTATTTCGAGCAGCGGTAAAGGAGGGTCTAGCCATAGTGAATCCAGCCGATGCCGTTGAAAGATTTGACCGACCTGCCGAAGAGAGAATCCCGTTCACGGATGAGCAAGTTAGACAATTATTATCTGCCGCAAACGATGAGTGGTATGGCATGGTGATTCATGCCTATCATATAGGAATCCGCTTGCACGATTGTGCAAACTTGCTCCACCAAAATATCAATTTTGAAGCCCAAAGCCTAACCTTCATCGAAAGCAAGACAGCAAGCCGGAAGAAAACCCAAAGTCCAGAGACCACAGTATACTTGCACGGGGAAGTCCTCCAATGGCTCAAGAACCGACCGGCTGGCGTTGGCATGGCTCCACTCTTCCCTTCCCTCCACGGAAAGGCTTCAGGCAGCGCAGGAGGACTATCAAACGCCTTCAACAGACTTATGGATGATGCTGGAGTCGTTGTGCCGCTAGGTGACAAGAAGGAGGGGAAAGGCCGACAGTTCCGTAAGCTAGGGTTTCACTCACTAAGGCATACTTTTATCAGCCGGCTGGCCAATTCCGATGTCTCTATGGATGTTCGGAAAGCTATGGTAGGCCATTCGTCCGATGAAATTCACCGTCGATATACACATTTAGACCTTTCAACTCAAGCGGCTGCTGTAAACAGGTTGCCCGGGATTCTGGGAAATTAA